ATCTCATTCACCTCCATTAGAGCCCTTTTCCATGACTCCACTTCAGTGCAAAACCTTTTCTTGTGCTTTGCAAGAGCTTTTCTATATAAGTCTGTTTTGAGCTTGACATCAACAGGTTCCACGTTCAAGAAAATCGGCAGAATCTCTTTgcttccatttgattttgacaCACACTTGAACATATATGCAAGCTCCCGAAGGCACCACTTGCTTGCAGCATAATTTGTAGAGAATATGGGAATGTAGATTTTGGAGTTCTCAATTGCTTGTAAAAGTTCACCACCAATCTTTTTACCGACATGGAGGGATTCATCATCCCTAAAGACAAGGATTCCAGCCCCAACCATGCCATGGTAAAGACAATCAGTGAATCCATAACGGGTGTCTGCTCCACGAAAGCTTAGAAAAACCTCATATGAAGGTCCAAATGATGGCTGTGAATTTGTGCCTTCCTCCATCAGATCTTTAAACTCCACAGATATCaaatcctttctctctctcaggAAAGTTTGCTCTGGGTGTGCTTGGATCTAAGCGCGGGTTCTTAATATAATAACCTCCCGAGACATAGAATAGGGCACGGGACTTCGACTATATTTCTTTTACTGGataaatttttgtcttttatcgGGTTGATGAATATCTTGGCTGTTTCGCAACGCTTTGAACACcgaatttctcaaataaatattaaaatgaaaataatttaaagaataccaatagtgaaaaaaataatacatgAATAGCCTTAAcgtattttctaaaattaaaacgTCTATATATGTATCAAAATCTTAATCTTACTTGAAATCAATTGAATTACTATAATTGatattattatatatgtattagAATCATAACTGTACTTTATGAAGTAATACGTGGCACTTAAAATGAATTAGAGATTGAAAAGAGTAGCCTCGGGTCTTCTCCTTGCTCTTTCCTCCTAGTCAACAATATCACTAGTAGGAAGTGTCGTGGACGCTGACAAAAGACTTCAGGAGTTTCCCACACGGTCTCTTTGTTACTTTCGCGCTTTATGTTGATATTGATCTCACATGGCTTTTTCCACAACTTTTGAAAAGTTGTTTCGCGAAAGTTTCATGGTACTTTCGTTTTCGGGGGACCTCTTCGTGGAAATGAGGGCTACCATTCTACGATGGTGGACCGCACTCCAGAAGAAAGATGAGACCATTTATTAGTACATTGTTAGAATACTTGAtgtaattgtttttgtttttgttttttttttttttttgtgtcttttGCGGCAATAGTATTGTATTTACTTAAGATTGAAAACACGTACTGCTAATTCATTTCAAGTGGGCTTTCTTGTTTGATACGATGCATCATCATAAACggtttcagaaaaaaaaatggcataggGATCGAAAAATAGCCATTAGATTGTGTCCAAAGgacaaataaagagaaaaatcaaatatttgcATCTTGGAATTGTTTTATTGTTCGACAACCATTGACTTTTGAACAAAGATGGCTGAAAGAGTAATTAGAGACAACAACATTGttcgttaagaaattctaaagaaccataaatggtaattttttttcttgacgggTGAACATAATTAAACTTTGTCAAACTTTTGCTTCCTATGATCTAGGTAGACCACAACTAATAAGCCCTATTTggccataaaaagaaaaattaataagtcTACCTCAGTGGTCACTAATTATTTGTCCCGATCTTTTCTTACGGTGTAAGTCTTGGTCTTTGTTGTATCTTCAAGCTAGGTAACATGGATGGAACTTTAGGATAGTGACATTCTCCCTAAGGTTAAGAATCAATGATTGTCTTTTAATAATCGTTTGTGGGTAATGGTATAGAAATTGgctatttattaaattaattaatgataatgAAAGCACAATAACTATaatcttatttcaatttaaaaaacaGAATTAGGTAGGAAGACAAGTTACACATGGACGTAGGTAAGCAATACCATCATTATATTATTAGTAGTAGCTGTAATCTCACTGAGTTGATTGAATGTTTCCTGACATTTCGCGTGTTTCTTCTAGTATGTAGTCAACACTCGAAAGATCATGGAAACTTCTTGCAATTATGACAAACAAGAagtataattatatatttacatCTCGTGATAACCATTTACTTTTCAACATTGATGGCTGGAAGAAAATGACAAGTTGATGCTAATCTCCGAATTAGTCAAATGATTCTTGTCCATCTTCTTCTTAATAATATCTTAAAACTTTATCCTCGAAGTTTCCTCGTCccattcatttgataacaaatttaaaatctgaAGCGTAATAAAAAAGCTGCAAAAGTGACAGCACAAAATCATAAATTCATAGCTTAATAAGTAGAGGATATAAAGTGAAGTCGGATACAACACGAAGATGGTTTTTCGCTTTTTCTGTATATTAATCGTGTTggagaaagttacaaaaatccTCCGCAACTTTATATCTATGTCAA
The nucleotide sequence above comes from Eucalyptus grandis isolate ANBG69807.140 chromosome 2, ASM1654582v1, whole genome shotgun sequence. Encoded proteins:
- the LOC108956196 gene encoding TMV resistance protein N-like, with amino-acid sequence MEEGTNSQPSFGPSYEVFLSFRGADTRYGFTDCLYHGMVGAGILVFRDDESLHVGKKIGGELLQAIENSKIYIPIFSTNYAASKWCLRELAYMFKCVSKSNGSKEILPIFLNVEPVDVKLKTDLYRKALAKHKKRFCTEVESWKRALMEVNEIKGWNLKKNEGNRSIGSTKPLSSHSSSP